The sequence ATTGCCACTGATGTTACGCAAAATATAGAATTAATTGTTGGTGTCAGGTGTCGGGTGTCAGGTATTAGGTTAAAGAATTGACAAGAAACTTATGTTTATTGATCTTTTTGTTGTACAAGAGTCTATGGAGGGAAGGGTTTTAAACCTGAAACCTGCTACCTGAAACCTCCCTTAACGTAACATTTGAATCAGTGCGTAACGTCAGTAAAATTAATTAAACTCTAGTTACTTCGTTTTGTACTTCTTTTTCAGTATTAATGAGGGGTAAATCTTGGGCAATGAGAGTATGGGGGCTATGGAAACTATTTTGGGCAGTAGGATTTTGACAAGCTACCATGGTCTTAACGTGTTCCATTTCGTCATCTCTAATAGCCACGAATACATCGTAAAGATTATTTATTGCTGGCCGGCGCACTTCACCGGGGTGGGAAGTTTGAAACTGATCAAACATATACAAATCTCCGTCACGGTAATAGTTTAGAGCAACGGGAGGGGCGCTTTGAGTTTTGAGAATTGCCTCATGGCTAGTCAAAAAACTATCATAACTTTCGTAGGCGTGTTCTTCCACTAATTCCATGAAATGATAGGCAGAGGCGGGGGAAACCACATACAATGCAACAACAATCCAATAGTAAAGTAAGGCAACAGTTTTAGCGAGAAGCCTATCTACCCAAAAATTAGAACCTCCTAAAGATTCCATGATTAAAAGGTGGTGTAATTCATTCCATGACTCAGCAAAGTGGATTTTTAACCAATCAGCTTTACGCCAAAAACCTAAGGTTTCATAGAGGTGTAATACTGACAGATAAGAAAAATAAGGCACTCTAGCCACCGTTTCCAATACATAAAACCTCGGATACGGGCGCTGGGCATACACCTTATTGATTACAAACACTAAAATACCAACTAAAAGACGAATCATATCTTAAACTCCGATTTTGATTCAACATACTTTTAATCTAACACCATTATTTTTGTCCCTCTCAAAACTACTTATTGTTTTAACAATTAATATGA is a genomic window of Cyanobacterium sp. T60_A2020_053 containing:
- a CDS encoding plastoquinol terminal oxidase — protein: MIRLLVGILVFVINKVYAQRPYPRFYVLETVARVPYFSYLSVLHLYETLGFWRKADWLKIHFAESWNELHHLLIMESLGGSNFWVDRLLAKTVALLYYWIVVALYVVSPASAYHFMELVEEHAYESYDSFLTSHEAILKTQSAPPVALNYYRDGDLYMFDQFQTSHPGEVRRPAINNLYDVFVAIRDDEMEHVKTMVACQNPTAQNSFHSPHTLIAQDLPLINTEKEVQNEVTRV